From Microcebus murinus isolate Inina chromosome 15, M.murinus_Inina_mat1.0, whole genome shotgun sequence, the proteins below share one genomic window:
- the UFSP2 gene encoding ufm1-specific protease 2 encodes MTPLPGRPPEPVGRCQCPCHRHVADMGISETMDILFRIRGGLDLAFQLATANELFIKKALKHVLSDLSTKLSSNALVFRICHSSVYIWPNSDINTIPGELTDSSACKNVMRFIQFEQEEDIKRKFMRKKDKKLSDMHQIVNIDLMLEMSTSQAAVTPIIERENGGHHYVNMTLPVDAVISVAPEETWGKVRKLLVDAIHNQLTDMEKCILKYLKGTSIVVPEPLHFLLPGQKSLVTISYPSGIPDGQLQAYRKELHDLFNLPHDRPYFKRSNAYHFPDEPYKDGYIRNPHTYLNPPNIETGMIYVVQGTYGYHHYMQDRIDDNGWGCAYRSLQTICSWFKHQGYTERSIPTHREIQQALVDAGDKPATFVGSRQWIGSIEVQLVLNQLIGVTSKILFVSQGSEMASQGRELANHFQTEGTPIMIGGGVLAHTILGVTWNEITGQIKFLILDPHYTGAEDLQVILEKGWCGWKGPDFWNKDAYYNLCLPQRPNII; translated from the exons ATGACGCCACTTCCGGGTCGGCCCCCTGAACCCGTGGGCAGGTGTCAGTGCCCGTGTCACCGCCACGTCGCGGACATG GGGATTTCAGAAACTATGGATATACTCTTCAGAATAAGAGGAGGCCTTGATCTGGCTTTTCAGCTAGCTACTGCTAATG AACTTTTTATCAAGAAGGCACTAAAACATGTGTTAAGTGATCTGTCTACCAAGCTTTCTTCAAATGCACTTGTGTTCAGAATTTGCCACAGTTCAGTGTATATATGGCCCAACAGTGACATAAACACCATTCCAGGAGAACTGACTGATAGCTCTGCTTGTAAGAACGTAATGCGCTTTATTCA atttgaGCAGGAAGAAGATATAAAACGAAAATTcatgagaaagaaagacaaaaagttaTCGGACATG CATCAAATAGTAAATATAGATCTTATGCTGGAAATGTCAACCTCTCAGGCAGCTGTGACTCCCATCATCGAAAGGGAAAACGGAGGACACCATTATGTTAATATGACTTTACCAGTTGATGCAGTTATATCTGTTGCTCCAGAAGAAACATGGGGCAA AGTTCGTAAACTTCTAGTTGATGCAATTCATAATCAACTAACTGATATggaaaaatgcattttgaaatatttgaaaggaaCATCTATTGTGGTCCCTGAACCACTGCACTTTTTATTACCAGGGCAAAAAAGTCTTGTAACAATTTCATATCCGTCAGGAATTCCAGATGGTCAGCTTCAGGCCTATAGAAAG gAGCTACATGATCTCTTCAATCTGCCTCATGACAGACCTTATTTCAAAAGGTCTAATGCTTATCACTTTCCAGATGAACCATACAAAGATGGTTACATTAGAAATCCACATACTTATCTTAATCCACCTAACATAGAAACTGGTATG ATTTATGTGGTCCAGGGCACATATGGCTACCATCATTACATGCAGGATCGGATAGATGACAACGGCTGGGGCTGTGCTTATCGATCTCTGCAGACGATCTGCTCTTGGTTCAAACACCAGGGATACACAGAGCGGTCCATTCCAACACACAGAGAAATCCAGCAG gCTCTAGTTGATGCCGGTGATAAACCAGCAACATTTGTCGGATCACGGCAATGGATTGGATCTATTGAGGTACAGCTGGTACTAAACCAACTGATTGGTGTAACTTCAAAAATACTGTTTGTCAG CCAAGGTTCAGAAATGGCCTCTCAAGGACGAGAACTGGCTAATCATTTCCAGACTGAGGGAACGCCGATTATGATCG GAGGAGGAGTTTTGGCCCACACAATACTCGGAGTTACATGGAATGAGATAACAGGGCAGATAAAATTTCTGATTCTAGATCCACATTATACAGGAGCTGAAGATCTACAGGTTATTTTGGAAAAG GGCTGGTGTGGATGGAAGGGTCCAGACTTTTGGAACAAGGATGCTTACTATAACTTATGCCTTCCTCAGCgaccaaatattatttaa
- the ANKRD37 gene encoding ankyrin repeat domain-containing protein 37 isoform X2: MLLLDCNPEVDSLKHLLETGTSVNAPPDSCEQSPVHLAAGGGLVYFLLWQLQTGADLNQQDVLGEAPLHKAAKVGSLECLSLLVASDAQIDLCNKDGQTAEDLAWSCGFPECAKFLTTIKYMQTIKLSEQSDRDHCVPVLRHKRSFGSAENTSGKRKC, from the exons ATGCTGCTGCTTGATTGCAACCCGGAG GTGGATAGTCTGAAGCATTTGCTGGAGACGGGGACCTCGGTCAACGCACCCCCGGATTCCTGCGAGCAGTCGCCTGTCCACTTAGCGGCAGGTGGCGGCCTTGTGTACTTTCTTCTCTGGCAGCTGCAAACGGGCGCTGACCTCAATCAGCAG GATGTTTTGGGAGAAGCTCCACTACACAAGGCAGCAAAAGTTGGAAGCCTGGAATGCCTTAGCCTGCTTGTAGCCAGTGATGCCCAAATTGA TTTATGTAATAAGGACGGGCAAACAGCTGAAGATCTTGCTTGGTCATGTGGATTTCCAGAATGTGCCAAGTTTCTTACAACAATTAAATATATGCAGACAATAAAATTAAGTGAACAATCCGATAGAGATCATTGTGTTCCAGTGCTTAGACACAAACGAAGTTTTGGAAGTGCAGAGAATACAAGCGGGAAAAGGAAGTGTTG a
- the ANKRD37 gene encoding ankyrin repeat domain-containing protein 37 isoform X1 → MLLLDCNPEVDSLKHLLETGTSVNAPPDSCEQSPVHLAAGGGLVYFLLWQLQTGADLNQQDVLGEAPLHKAAKVGSLECLSLLVASDAQIDLCNKDGQTAEDLAWSCGFPECAKFLTTIKYMQTIKLSEQSDRDHCVPVLRHKRSFGSAENTSGKRKCW, encoded by the exons ATGCTGCTGCTTGATTGCAACCCGGAG GTGGATAGTCTGAAGCATTTGCTGGAGACGGGGACCTCGGTCAACGCACCCCCGGATTCCTGCGAGCAGTCGCCTGTCCACTTAGCGGCAGGTGGCGGCCTTGTGTACTTTCTTCTCTGGCAGCTGCAAACGGGCGCTGACCTCAATCAGCAG GATGTTTTGGGAGAAGCTCCACTACACAAGGCAGCAAAAGTTGGAAGCCTGGAATGCCTTAGCCTGCTTGTAGCCAGTGATGCCCAAATTGA TTTATGTAATAAGGACGGGCAAACAGCTGAAGATCTTGCTTGGTCATGTGGATTTCCAGAATGTGCCAAGTTTCTTACAACAATTAAATATATGCAGACAATAAAATTAAGTGAACAATCCGATAGAGATCATTGTGTTCCAGTGCTTAGACACAAACGAAGTTTTGGAAGTGCAGAGAATACAAGCGGGAAAAGGAAGTGTTGGTGA